From Etheostoma spectabile isolate EspeVRDwgs_2016 unplaced genomic scaffold, UIUC_Espe_1.0 scaffold00007773, whole genome shotgun sequence:
AGAGCTGTTAGGAGGGCGTCTGCTCTGCTGCCACCGTCTTTACTACACTTCTACGCTGAGGATGtgactgttttcttttaatacgtCTGCTAATAATAACGTGTTCTTGTGAACAGGAAATCTACGTGGGCAACAGTGTCCAAAGTGTCTTATAAGATGAGATCACAGAAGTCAGAAATGTACCTGACTCTGATGGCCTAAAATAAGAATAGAATATaacagaaagcctttattgtcattatacacaaatGCTGTACCTGTGCAACTAGATTGAAGCAacacctttacagtgttgacacaaaatgtaaaaaaatataaaataaaaaagtaaagtataggtagtgcagaaaTAAGAGAGGATGGTGCACAGTCCTTAGAGCATCTATACATACTGCATACATGttgcatatataaatatataaatgaaatagtCGTTTCAGGCCTTTTCTTTTAACAGGACAGAGAGGGGAAGACTGGGCCACTTGGCAGAGATACCAATGGAAGCCACTGTAACTGTAGTCCCGGGGAGAGCTACTGTGTAACTGTTGGAATAACAGTTTGTTATTGTATACTTCCATTTttctatttaacccttgtgttgtcttccctgtcaaaattgaaaatcaacacttttttcttatgtttttgtcccctttttaaacacttttgatgcttttctgaatgtttgtcactgttttggcctttgaaataaaataccccccccccccccccccatcatcacatacccttcaccatacctacacatcggcatggggaactttccctAAAATCATCTGTTAATGCAAAtaaaaccagctattaagctaactgaaataaaaccatgctaATGGTTAATTAGTCCACAGATAAATTAGAGGGGGGGGGATCACCAGATGCCTGTTGATATGATATCaccacgatacttatgccatgatacgatattattgcgattttaaccatattgcaatattctgccatatattacaatttataaccttttctccaacttctaatttttcccaatttcaaataacgTCCTTAAAAGAAACTTAGTCAACATCTGCTATAGCCACTGAGATCGATTTTTCCCACACTCCTAACATGAATACTGCATTAATATATTTATGTCAAACAATTAGACTGGTACATATTCCAAAAGGGAAATGTTGTCTCCCACAGGGTTACATCAGGATATGAAAACACAAATCACTAATAACACAAAACAGTTCTGTTTGCACACTTGTATTAACTAAATAAAGAGTGTGGAACCGATTGAACTCCCATTCATATgctgtatatacatacacacacacacacacacacacacacacacacacacacacacacacacacacatattatatatatatatatatatatatatatatatataatatagatatatatatataccttgtATTTGGGTTATTTGGCACCACAGAGCATCTTATTTGACGTTTTTCATTACAAATAACACAGAAAAAGCATTAAAGGTCTCCTTTAAGGACGTAAACAAATGCTGTCATCTGTCTCATTTGTCTCTCGGGGGACATTTGTCTCTCGGGGGACAAGTCTGGGCAGGTCGATGCATTAAAGTCGGCGCAGCGCTGCAGCTGATGAATACAGCCATGGATCTGCTGTAATAGTAAGATAATATCCATCAAACACCGTGAGAAGTGGCTGTCCATTAGATAATGGAGCGGAAACAGCCGAGCGGGCTGTAACCTGATCTCCCTCTGCCTCCGAACCGTTAAAccattacatttattaaactttaataagacaaataaacacaaagaacaAGAAGAGCACTCATCCATCACGTTGTCATGGTCCCAGAATCAATAAAAACTCGATTTTTCCCCCCACTCCTGACATGCATACTGCATTTGAATATTTATGTCAAACAATTAGACTGGTACATATTCCAAAAGGGAAATGTTGTCTCCCACAAGGTTACATCAGGATATGAAAACACAAATCAGTAAATGTAATAACTTAAAAACATTCTGTGGAATAGAATGAATTCCCATTCATTTGCTCAAACTACGATGTTGTCATACTACACATCATGCTGACTCAACGTCAGGACAAAACATCATCCAGGAAGTGACATCATTGATGAGGATGGGCGAGAAGCAGAAGTTCACCAAGACTGTCACAGCGGAGCAGACGCCCTCCTAATAGCTCTCATACAGGACTGCAGCAGGACTTTACACATCTGTTCAGGATGATCAGACCTCCACAGGACGACATCGTAATTATAAATACTCTGATgttatgtgtctgtatgtaaaTCTACTATATTCTATGTGGCAGGATGTTGTCTACATTTGTGTTTGACGTTTGTCTTTCAGAGGAAATGGAGGAAGAAGCAGCAGCTAACTATGCTAATGCTCCAGCACGCACTGGGAAGAAAATGGCCGCTCGCCCAGGTCCATTTAAGACATCTAATATTGTTAAACATGAGATTTATTAATAATGATAGTCTAACTgacttcctttttctctctcaggcCAGTGGGTTCGCTGCTTCTTTCAGACTTTTCTACCCATAGCAGTGTGTTGGCTGATACTGTTGGTCATCATGGGCCTCCGTATCTACTGTGAGTACCACCGTCTTaacttgttgttgttatttaaagGACAAGTTCACATTTTATCAAGTCTGTCTGATGGCCAGATGTTCATAGAAACAGTTTTTGCTCGGTGTaatccttcctcctcttcatacTGACTCTGTGCAAATGTGGCAAGGCTCCCCAATAAGGAGGAAATTAGAATAAAGGAACTGACAACATCACCCAAGGAAATACTATGTGAAGAATGTTTATTGGAGAAAATAGAGAGAAAGGCACACAGATATGATGTAAGAGATAGATAtatcttaaccctcctgttggcctcgggtcaaatttgacacctttaaaaaaaattctctatctgaaatatgagtttccttttaaccaaattactacaaaaaaaaatggattggattccttccaacgctctttgcaaatacaacagATCCCTTTTTGTtcctcagatcttaactattagtctaaataatacataattcctgctttttaactcaaatattagggataattctatataaatgagggttgttgaccatgaattcaaaaagattttctattatttgtcagtttttgacccgggaagacaacacaggttAAAACAGCCTTTGTTACGGGTTGCATGGAATAGTGGATCCAAATGCAGAGAGCAGACAGGAAAAAGCTGAGTTTAAGGGTTTTATTTGATCCAAAAAACAAGGTACACACCAGCAAAGGAAGTCCAGACTGCAGAGGGCAAAAAATTCTTAGAGAATCTTAAAATCAGAACAGTgagtccaaaaaaacaaacttagaTCAAAAAACCAGGAAACTGAGACAAAAGGAAATCCAGGGATAACATGAGGAAGCACGGCGACACATGGACAAgaagacaaagactaaatacacggGGTAACGAGGAAACAAGGCAAGGGACACAAGGGTTGGGAAACAGGTGAATAACATTAGGCAATCACAGGGGCGGGAAACACAGGAAGtcaaaccagactatcaaaataaaacaggacatGCAGACACTCACGTGAGACCACAAGACAGGACAACTAGACAAGGGAGGAAACACAGACTATGCCTtgagacaggaaacagaaaactGAGCAAATTACagggaataaaaacacaaaccacaacagcCTTGATAGAAatgttaaaacatgttttaacatAAGAATTCAGCCCAAAATAACCTATAAACAGAGCAACAAGAGGCCACTTGTGGAGAGGCAGACTACACTAAAGAGTGTTCAGGGGTAACCTAATGCCTAACATACACTAGAAGACTTTGAAAAGTCTGACACCGTCTAACTTCTGAAGACAGTCATCTTACATCCAACGTTAGAGATGTCATTATATGCAAAGACTGGAGATCTTGCAGAGTCTTACAATGCAAGACTACGACTAGACTTTGTGTTTTCCAAGACAAGTTTAATGCTGCAGAGTTATAGAAACACAAAGAAGATATTTAAAGATGCTGAAATAGAACGTTGTCCTCCATCTCTTAGTGAATTAGAAAGATTATTCTCCAGGATGAACAGGAGGAATGATCAGGGGACTAAAACTCAGTTTTAATGTTCATATGGACACCGACTATTGTTTTCAGATAGATCTGAAACATGTGATTTCTATTATTATAATGTGTGTCACCAGCTAATTTTCTATTTTGCAGTTACCAATTGCAACCTCAACAACAGTATCTCCGAAAAACCGATCACAGTCCTGACCGCATTAAACCAGGAGCTGGAGACACGAAACCAGGAGCTGGAGACACGAAACCAGGAGCTGGAGACGGAGCGGAAGAACTGTACAGGACCGATACCAAACATCAGTCGAGCTCAGTGGAGCATCGATGAATACTGCCCCAAAGTACAGAACGGTATGTTAAGAACACAATAATGAGATCCATAataaccataataataataatatcccAGAGTAGTGATGCTGTGTATTGGTTGCTCTCTGTAGTTTCAGAGAGACTATGTAGACCTTGTCAGAAGGACTGGAGACTCATCGGGTCCAGCTGCTATCTGTTTGCTGGTCCTCCTGATCTGAAAACCTGGGAAGAAGCTCGAGAAGACTGCAGAGCACGGAGTTCAGATTTGGTTGTTGTAGACAGTCAAGGTGAACAGGTAATTAGAAACCTGGCAACTTTTATGATGCAACTATTAAACTGAAATAGGTTTTTGCTAGGTCTGaacactgtactgtatgtaaatcaGTGTATATATTTAAGTATAGTGTTTAAATATCTGATAACTGTTCATCTTGCCAGAATGCACTCAGTTCTCCCAGCTTGTTTTATTTGAAACTGTTGGATACTGGACTGGTCTgagagctgaaggagggagaTGGAAGTGGATCGATGGAAGTGATCTGACTGAAAGGTAAGAGACACATTCCTGAACACTTTGAATCTTAAATCTATCAGCCTTGATCTAACATCATCTTCTTCCCTCAGCGACTGGATCCAAGACCAACCTCCTAGTGACGGTCAGTGCGTGGTTTCTGTCCAAGACAAAAGATGGCAAAGGTTCAGATGGGTGTCAGTGAGCTGTGTTGACAGAAGACCATGGATCTGCCAGAAGAAGTCTTTATCTGTTTAACCCCTGCAGTCAGACTCACTTACTCACTGTGCATGATAATATCAACTGGCTTCAAGAACAGCAAACCGTGAAGACTTCTACTTCACAtcttgattgtttttgtttcaagaaATAAACATGTATAAGAGTTTCATTTTGttagaagagaaaagaaaaggttaGGGACGGTtaggtttaggtaaagaagaacgggatgGTTGgatttaggagaagaagaagaaagggacagttgggtttaggagaagaagagcgggacagttgggtttaggtaaagaagaatgAGATGGTTCAAACGGGatggttaggtttaggtaaaGAATAACGGGATGGTTGgatttaggagaagaagaagaacgggacagttgggtttaggagaagaagaagaacgggccagttgggtttaggagaagaagaagaacgggacagttgggtttaggagaagaagaacgggacagttgggtttagtagaagaagaacgggacagttgggtttaggagaagaagaacgggacagttgggtttacgAGAAGAAGAACGgtaca
This genomic window contains:
- the LOC116678698 gene encoding CD209 antigen-like protein E, whose translation is MLSTFVFDVCLSEEMEEEAAANYANAPARTGKKMAARPGQWVRCFFQTFLPIAVCWLILLVIMGLRIYFTNCNLNNSISEKPITVLTALNQELETRNQELETRNQELETERKNCTGPIPNISRAQWSIDEYCPKVQNVSERLCRPCQKDWRLIGSSCYLFAGPPDLKTWEEAREDCRARSSDLVVVDSQGEQNALRYWTGLRAEGGRWKWIDGSDLTESDWIQDQPPSDGQCVVSVQDKRWQRFRWVSVSCVDRRPWICQKKSLSV